Proteins encoded by one window of Geobacter sp. DSM 9736:
- the moaC gene encoding cyclic pyranopterin monophosphate synthase MoaC, whose product MSFNHFDENGQAIMVDVSGKQPTLRTARARGVVRMKPETLQAILDGCMSKGDVLGVSRLAGISAAKKTPELIPLSHPLAIHHAAVDFFPVPATGEVSVIATVRAFERTGVEMEAMVAASVAALTIYDMCKGSDKGISIGEVCLLYKEGGKSGTYRREGYDTDSEEGSGL is encoded by the coding sequence ATGTCATTCAACCATTTCGACGAAAATGGCCAGGCGATCATGGTGGATGTGAGCGGAAAGCAGCCGACGCTGCGGACGGCACGGGCGCGGGGCGTAGTGCGGATGAAGCCCGAGACGCTGCAGGCTATTCTAGATGGCTGCATGAGCAAGGGGGACGTCCTCGGCGTCTCCAGGCTCGCAGGGATAAGCGCCGCCAAGAAAACCCCCGAGCTCATTCCCCTGTCCCATCCTCTCGCCATTCATCATGCTGCCGTCGATTTTTTCCCCGTTCCGGCAACAGGGGAGGTATCGGTGATTGCAACGGTGCGGGCCTTCGAGCGGACCGGGGTGGAGATGGAGGCCATGGTCGCAGCCTCCGTGGCAGCTCTCACCATCTACGACATGTGCAAGGGGAGCGACAAGGGAATCAGCATCGGCGAAGTGTGCCTCCTCTACAAGGAGGGGGGGAAGAGCGGAACGTACCGGCGGGAAGGGTACGACACCGACAGTGAGGAGGGGAGCGGGTTATGA
- a CDS encoding DUF5659 domain-containing protein, with the protein MKTFETESIDLAAFLTAAGNPPTVYLKPNASRALFEFTETEELREAIVSYERGAALPAKKLLTTRSALYREASRVVREGGGR; encoded by the coding sequence ATGAAGACTTTCGAGACTGAATCAATCGACCTCGCTGCATTCCTGACAGCGGCGGGAAACCCACCAACCGTTTACCTCAAGCCTAACGCATCCCGCGCCCTCTTCGAATTCACTGAAACTGAAGAACTCCGAGAAGCCATTGTTTCCTATGAGAGAGGGGCAGCACTCCCAGCCAAGAAGCTGCTAACCACCCGTTCAGCACTTTACCGAGAAGCTAGCCGGGTAGTGCGCGAAGGGGGTGGACGATGA
- a CDS encoding AAA family ATPase — protein sequence MIRFPTSDRRGDDAGWCKLFDDGQAGVFGDWRSGVSDTWQGNTPKTDGERAAFLARVKQAREEAARVQEQERAECRKRSAEIWGSATEAKPENPYLLAKQVKPYGVRQWQDNVLVPVRDSGGTLHGLQFIGPEGAKKFKKGTAVAGCYHSLGKPDGKIIIAEGYATGATLHEITGHAVAVAFNAGNLKPVAEALRAKYPDIEIIIAADDDHATEGNPGLTKATEAAQAVNGLLAVPAFPDTRGAKDTDFNDLVRITTPNVVKACIDSAAIPIPSPAKENASQTLEARKIKAVSVLEFMQLDFPPRRSLLAPWLPFQGLTMVYAPRGIGKTHFSLGVAYAVSSGGKFLNWEAPAPAGVLFLDGEMPANVLKERIARLAVSEEKEPAAPFHIITPDLQPDCRMLDLSRLEDQQELQPFLEGIALIIVDNLSTLCRTGKENEGEGWLTVQQWALQQRAAGRSVLFIHHAGKNGEQRGTSRREDVLDTVIALKRPADYTPDKGACFEVHFEKARGLFGDDTKPFEAQLTTTPDGQQAWTIKPLDESTAEKVAKLLNEGVEQKDIPEMLGIHKGSVSKAKKRAQELGLLKAVS from the coding sequence TTGATACGGTTTCCGACTAGCGACAGAAGAGGCGATGACGCCGGATGGTGCAAGCTCTTCGATGATGGGCAAGCGGGCGTTTTTGGTGACTGGCGGAGCGGCGTTAGTGATACCTGGCAAGGCAACACGCCAAAGACAGACGGAGAGCGGGCGGCATTCCTAGCAAGGGTAAAGCAAGCGCGGGAAGAGGCAGCGCGGGTACAAGAGCAGGAGCGGGCCGAATGCCGGAAGAGATCAGCCGAGATATGGGGCAGCGCCACAGAAGCGAAACCAGAAAATCCCTACCTCCTCGCAAAACAGGTGAAGCCCTACGGCGTGAGACAGTGGCAAGATAACGTCCTTGTGCCGGTGAGAGACAGCGGCGGCACACTTCACGGCTTACAGTTCATAGGGCCGGAAGGTGCTAAGAAATTCAAGAAAGGCACAGCGGTTGCGGGGTGTTACCACTCACTAGGCAAACCCGATGGAAAGATCATCATTGCCGAAGGCTATGCTACCGGCGCAACCCTTCACGAAATCACCGGTCATGCTGTTGCTGTCGCCTTTAACGCGGGGAACCTCAAACCAGTTGCTGAGGCATTGCGGGCGAAGTATCCAGATATTGAAATCATCATTGCAGCCGATGACGACCACGCCACAGAAGGCAACCCCGGCCTTACAAAAGCGACCGAAGCGGCACAGGCGGTAAATGGTTTGCTAGCTGTTCCGGCCTTCCCCGATACACGGGGGGCAAAGGATACCGACTTCAACGACCTTGTACGGATAACTACGCCAAACGTAGTTAAGGCATGTATCGACAGTGCAGCCATACCTATCCCTTCCCCTGCCAAAGAAAACGCCTCACAGACTTTAGAAGCACGGAAAATCAAAGCTGTATCTGTCCTTGAGTTCATGCAGCTAGATTTCCCCCCGCGCCGGTCCCTGCTTGCTCCTTGGTTGCCATTCCAGGGCTTAACTATGGTGTACGCGCCAAGGGGCATCGGAAAAACGCATTTCAGCCTAGGTGTTGCCTATGCCGTTTCGAGCGGTGGAAAATTCTTGAACTGGGAGGCACCGGCCCCGGCGGGGGTTCTCTTCCTTGACGGTGAAATGCCTGCAAACGTGCTGAAAGAGAGGATAGCGCGGCTTGCTGTTTCAGAGGAAAAGGAGCCAGCCGCCCCCTTTCATATCATCACCCCAGACCTTCAGCCGGATTGCAGGATGCTCGACCTATCGAGACTAGAAGACCAGCAGGAGTTGCAACCATTCCTTGAAGGTATCGCGCTAATAATCGTGGACAACCTTAGCACCCTATGCAGGACCGGGAAGGAGAACGAGGGCGAAGGGTGGTTGACGGTACAACAATGGGCGCTGCAGCAACGAGCAGCGGGGCGGTCCGTCCTCTTCATTCACCATGCAGGCAAGAACGGAGAGCAGCGGGGTACATCACGCCGGGAGGATGTCCTTGATACGGTTATCGCGCTGAAACGGCCAGCGGACTACACCCCAGATAAAGGGGCTTGCTTTGAGGTGCACTTTGAGAAGGCGCGGGGACTATTCGGAGATGACACTAAACCCTTTGAGGCACAGCTAACCACTACGCCGGATGGACAGCAGGCATGGACGATTAAACCTCTTGATGAATCGACGGCGGAGAAGGTTGCAAAGCTCTTAAATGAAGGGGTGGAGCAAAAAGATATTCCAGAGATGCTAGGGATTCATAAGGGCTCAGTTTCGAAGGCAAAGAAAAGGGCTCAAGAATTGGGATTGCTGAAGGCGGTTTCCTAG
- a CDS encoding integrase arm-type DNA-binding domain-containing protein, with protein sequence MALTDVQAKKAQPKEKPYKLTDGEGLYLQVTPNGGKWWRFKYRIDGKEKLLSLGVYPDISLAEARERRREARNLVAHGIDPSVERKAAKAAKRELQANSFEIIAREWHEHMQGKKEWTAEHATTIMNRLEKDCFPWIGSKPITEVTAKEIKAILDRIKSRGVIETARRALTIMGQVYRYAIMTDRAEYDISGGFRGYLPATGKTRKHMASVTDPKELAPLLRAIDGYQGTLAAQCALKLLPLLFVRPGELRHMEWAEIDLEAAEWNIPAPKMKMKQPHLVPLSQQAVDVLNEIKPLTGHGKYVFPSARSFHRCMSDNTINAAFRRMGFDGETITGHGFRATARTILDEILGFRVDFIEHQLAHAVKDPNGRAYNRTAHLAERRKMMQTWADYLDGLKTGAKVLPFKPLASDRG encoded by the coding sequence ATGGCACTCACCGACGTTCAAGCTAAGAAAGCTCAACCAAAAGAGAAGCCCTACAAGCTGACGGACGGCGAGGGGCTATACCTGCAAGTTACCCCAAACGGTGGAAAGTGGTGGCGCTTCAAGTACCGGATCGACGGGAAAGAGAAGCTGCTTTCTCTGGGGGTATATCCTGACATCTCTCTGGCAGAGGCACGGGAACGGAGGCGAGAGGCAAGAAACCTTGTGGCCCATGGTATCGACCCCTCCGTGGAACGGAAAGCAGCCAAAGCTGCAAAGCGGGAACTACAGGCCAATAGCTTCGAGATAATCGCCCGTGAATGGCACGAACACATGCAGGGTAAGAAGGAATGGACAGCAGAACACGCGACGACGATCATGAACAGGCTGGAAAAGGACTGCTTTCCATGGATCGGCAGCAAGCCTATTACCGAAGTCACCGCCAAAGAGATCAAGGCCATTCTGGACAGAATAAAATCACGAGGCGTAATCGAAACTGCCAGACGCGCGCTCACGATCATGGGGCAAGTCTACCGATACGCCATCATGACTGACCGGGCAGAGTATGACATTTCCGGAGGATTCAGAGGCTATCTTCCGGCTACAGGTAAAACCCGGAAGCACATGGCATCGGTTACCGACCCCAAAGAACTCGCCCCCCTTCTCCGCGCCATAGATGGCTATCAAGGAACCCTTGCCGCTCAGTGCGCTTTGAAGCTGCTACCCCTCCTCTTTGTCCGTCCTGGGGAACTGCGGCATATGGAATGGGCCGAGATCGACTTAGAGGCCGCTGAATGGAACATCCCCGCCCCAAAGATGAAAATGAAGCAACCGCACCTTGTACCCCTGTCACAGCAAGCGGTTGATGTTCTGAACGAGATAAAGCCTCTCACGGGCCACGGTAAATATGTGTTTCCCTCTGCGCGGTCCTTTCACCGCTGCATGTCCGACAACACTATCAATGCCGCCTTCCGGCGCATGGGTTTTGATGGAGAAACAATCACCGGCCACGGCTTCAGAGCAACCGCCCGAACCATCCTTGACGAAATTCTAGGCTTCCGCGTTGACTTCATCGAACACCAGCTAGCACATGCCGTGAAAGACCCGAACGGCAGAGCCTACAATCGGACGGCGCACCTTGCCGAGCGCCGGAAGATGATGCAAACGTGGGCGGATTATCTGGATGGGCTGAAGACGGGGGCGAAGGTTCTGCCGTTTAAGCCCTTAGCATCAGACAGGGGGTAG
- a CDS encoding GGDEF and EAL domain-containing protein: MLQKVIAFNKHGEKILSHLNNSLKENKEQYESLINNIDVGITLIDDNYRILMVSNSNMQMHNISGQKVLGKECFCVFAKRDSVCATCPGTVALATGKPAVVEDEGVRDDGTRLTVRIKAFPVFDSDGKARKFIEVVEDITDRKKSEREIRQLAYFDTLTDLPNRTLLKDRLNQLLIHAKRFDEKLAVLFIDLDNFKGINDTKGHAIGDKLLTAVGKRLVKCVRSNDTVARLGGDEFVIVASDIQQEQDVTHIGQKILDMLGEPLEIEGNELFTSASIGIALFPLDGQTVGKLLKNADTAMYAAKESGRNNYKFFSREMNRKAVERMEIETSLRRALDKEEFYLLYQPQVNVRTGSITGVEALLRWNHPERGLLLPDKFIPVAEDTGLIIQIGEWVIRTACRQLKEWHDQGLGPLRLALNISGKQFKESNFGKMLEGVIKEVGIKPQNVELELTESVLMANAAHTVKMLKRIKNTGVTLAIDDFGTGYCSLAYLKNFPIARLKIDKTFISEVTTTKSDALITEAIVALSRTLGLQVIAEGVENIEQMHFLASRDCHEMQGYLFSKPKLADEIDMLLRRQGTSQLPPLFPESEFLPIASP, encoded by the coding sequence TTGCTTCAGAAAGTAATAGCCTTTAACAAACATGGCGAAAAAATTCTCTCGCATTTAAATAATTCACTGAAAGAAAACAAGGAACAGTACGAATCCCTGATAAATAACATTGATGTCGGCATAACCCTCATCGATGACAATTACCGGATTCTGATGGTGAGCAACTCCAATATGCAGATGCACAACATCAGCGGCCAGAAAGTCCTGGGGAAGGAATGCTTTTGCGTTTTCGCTAAAAGGGACTCGGTATGCGCGACATGTCCCGGCACTGTTGCTTTGGCAACAGGAAAGCCCGCAGTTGTGGAAGATGAAGGGGTACGTGATGACGGCACCAGGCTGACGGTGAGGATCAAGGCTTTTCCGGTTTTCGATTCAGACGGAAAAGCGAGAAAATTCATCGAAGTCGTTGAAGATATAACGGACCGCAAAAAAAGCGAGCGGGAAATAAGGCAGCTGGCATATTTCGATACCCTTACCGACCTGCCCAACAGGACCCTTCTGAAGGACAGGCTTAACCAGCTTCTGATTCACGCGAAAAGGTTCGACGAAAAACTGGCGGTTCTTTTTATAGACCTCGACAATTTCAAGGGCATCAACGATACGAAGGGACATGCCATAGGAGATAAGCTGTTGACGGCCGTCGGAAAGAGGCTGGTGAAATGCGTCAGATCAAACGACACGGTGGCTCGCCTGGGAGGGGATGAATTCGTTATCGTCGCGTCCGACATACAGCAGGAGCAGGATGTAACACATATCGGCCAGAAGATTCTCGACATGCTCGGAGAGCCCCTGGAGATAGAGGGCAACGAACTGTTCACATCGGCCAGCATCGGCATAGCGCTCTTTCCCCTGGACGGGCAGACTGTGGGCAAGCTCCTGAAAAACGCCGACACCGCAATGTACGCGGCGAAAGAGAGCGGCAGAAACAACTATAAATTCTTCTCCCGCGAGATGAACAGGAAAGCGGTGGAAAGAATGGAAATCGAGACAAGCCTGCGCAGGGCACTGGACAAGGAGGAGTTTTATCTTCTCTATCAGCCTCAGGTAAATGTCCGGACCGGCAGCATAACGGGCGTCGAGGCTCTTCTGAGGTGGAACCACCCGGAGCGGGGACTGCTTCTGCCGGACAAATTTATTCCTGTTGCGGAAGACACAGGGCTGATAATTCAAATCGGGGAGTGGGTCATAAGGACAGCGTGCCGGCAGCTGAAGGAATGGCACGATCAGGGACTGGGGCCCCTTCGGCTGGCACTCAACATCTCCGGCAAGCAGTTCAAAGAGAGCAACTTCGGAAAAATGCTTGAGGGAGTCATCAAGGAAGTCGGCATCAAGCCGCAAAATGTAGAACTGGAACTGACGGAAAGCGTTCTGATGGCGAATGCAGCACATACCGTAAAAATGCTTAAACGGATAAAGAATACCGGCGTCACCCTCGCTATAGACGACTTCGGAACCGGCTACTGCTCCCTGGCGTATCTGAAAAATTTCCCCATAGCCCGATTGAAGATCGACAAGACATTCATTTCGGAAGTAACCACTACCAAAAGCGATGCTTTGATAACCGAGGCAATCGTAGCTTTATCCAGAACACTGGGACTCCAGGTCATAGCTGAAGGAGTTGAGAACATCGAGCAGATGCATTTTCTTGCAAGCAGGGACTGCCATGAAATGCAGGGGTACCTCTTCAGCAAGCCTAAGTTGGCCGACGAAATCGATATGCTGCTGCGCCGGCAGGGCACTTCTCAACTACCTCCCCTCTTCCCGGAGAGCGAATTTCTGCCAATAGCCTCTCCTTAG
- the mobB gene encoding molybdopterin-guanine dinucleotide biosynthesis protein B: MKAVSFVAKSGTGKTTLLEKVIAELKKRGWRVGAIKHDAHRFDIDHPGKDSHRLTAAGADTMLISSPEKLALVKRHAASPPIRELIATYFGDVDIVITEGFKLGDLPKIEVHRRERSSELLCRGENYDPTLIAVASDMQLDVDVPLLDLNDPEAVALFVEARFLKR; the protein is encoded by the coding sequence CTGAAAGCCGTGTCATTCGTCGCCAAATCGGGCACCGGAAAGACGACCCTGCTTGAAAAGGTGATAGCGGAGCTGAAGAAGCGGGGATGGCGGGTTGGAGCAATAAAGCATGATGCCCACCGCTTCGATATCGATCATCCGGGAAAGGACAGCCACCGCCTGACTGCTGCCGGGGCCGATACGATGCTCATCTCTTCCCCTGAGAAACTGGCCCTCGTTAAGCGGCATGCTGCATCCCCTCCCATCAGGGAACTCATTGCTACCTACTTCGGTGACGTCGACATCGTCATTACGGAGGGCTTCAAGCTGGGGGACCTGCCTAAGATCGAGGTGCACCGCCGGGAGCGAAGCAGCGAGCTCCTCTGCCGGGGCGAGAATTATGATCCCACCCTGATTGCCGTTGCCAGTGATATGCAACTGGACGTTGACGTGCCGCTCCTCGACCTGAACGATCCGGAGGCTGTCGCTTTATTCGTGGAGGCGCGATTCCTGAAGCGCTGA
- a CDS encoding helix-turn-helix domain-containing protein, whose amino-acid sequence MKTNRLTTEEKQHIAILAAQGSSCLAIGNAIGRDDKTVARALKKEDVQALVTEAQQRIGLKWQEISESILDRITEGDIEKAGLRDKVVAGGIALDKSRLALGLSTENVSRAVKIVLATNSDELSKLVEGEE is encoded by the coding sequence ATGAAAACAAATAGGCTTACAACAGAGGAGAAACAGCACATTGCAATATTAGCCGCTCAGGGTAGTAGCTGTCTTGCCATTGGCAATGCGATAGGCAGAGACGACAAGACGGTTGCACGCGCCCTGAAGAAAGAGGACGTGCAAGCATTGGTTACCGAGGCTCAACAGCGGATCGGCCTGAAGTGGCAGGAGATATCAGAAAGCATCCTTGATCGGATTACAGAGGGGGACATAGAAAAGGCCGGATTGAGAGACAAGGTTGTTGCTGGAGGGATTGCGCTGGATAAATCAAGGCTAGCCCTTGGCCTGTCTACTGAAAACGTTTCTAGGGCTGTTAAGATTGTACTTGCAACGAATAGTGATGAACTAAGTAAACTCGTTGAAGGAGAAGAGTAG
- a CDS encoding PAS domain S-box protein: MAGFLLTNAALCLLLAAVALVLVALGPGSRVRRTISRVLAAVVMTVGSLTFLEHILGINFGIDQFLAHEPPGALGILHPNRMGPPGAITYATGGLSLLLLLRRNERSVRAAQWLAIMICIVAMLGILGYFYSIKGLYGAARFTVIALPATIGNLLFGIGLLCARPRDGIMAGVTSSDQGSAIVRRLLPAAVLLPILLGWLRLQGEWHGLYELQFGTALLIISWIIIFSILIYKTGAWLRQAAETERLALEEVQTQRQLLDSVVANIPAGIFLARAEDLRIELANQQYKEFAPGKEMVGKTVEEVWPEIQPWFGDIQRRVAATGIPHHAVDDRILLARSHGAALEERYFTWSTVRVPLPEGQEWGVLTTAWETTQRKRTEDELKQARDLLKGILEGTTSYIGAVDTKYRFMAMNSAYRETFSDLFGVEAKIGDCIADLLAHVPEQKATAMSVWQKALQGETFVVEEEFGVPGRSRHFEIRFSPIKDREGTIVGAAQISSDITARKEAEEALRQNEERLRTIFDNAGIGIVEVAEGDRFVAVNDRVCEMLGYARDELLTMDVHRLTSPEDRPLSDEMNRKVHEGVLARAVYDKRYLKRDGSALWVHVSVTGIRDSGGRWIRSITTVEDISERKQAEDALRRSEQKFRAVFEQAAVGIARVSFTDARWMDINEAFYQMLGYTVEEMLATPWPDITHPEDVDLDLVPFRRMAVGELENYSVEKRFIHKDGHHVWARLTLSLVKDVAGNPDYEIAIIENISEYKYAENRLRENEARFRGIFENAAVGISLFDRSGRLMQANDKLCDTLGYQESELKGRSFEDFSFAEDMEPDRSNYRHMMDGELPYYVVEKRYARKDRTLVWVRVTRAVQRGPDDEPQYSINIVEDISARKEAESELHRTAALLRTVTENTPDFIFVKDRQGRMLMANPATLNDLGKPPEEVLGRTDDEFLGGEGALKIMENDRMVMERGETLVLEEIPHPQGDRRVYLSSKSPYLDENGKVIGLIGISRDITDIKRAGEERERLLAEVQRSNQDLQQFAYVASHDLQEPLRMVSSYMQLLERKYRDQLDEKAQKYIHYAVDGTKRMQNLIDGLLRYSRISREKELVPVDTNATYAAAIANLAKAIGEAGGNVTVDLLPTVPGDEIQLVQLFQNLIGNGLKYRKPGSAPKVHVSARQLGEEWIFSVTDDGIGIPPQHFDRIFQIFQRLHTKDEYPGTGIGLASCKKIVERHGGRIWVESEPGKGSTFYFALPAKEPAHEPRD; the protein is encoded by the coding sequence ATGGCGGGTTTTCTTTTAACGAACGCCGCGCTGTGCCTGCTGCTGGCGGCAGTGGCGCTGGTTCTAGTGGCACTTGGTCCCGGCAGCAGAGTGAGACGGACCATCAGTCGGGTCTTGGCGGCGGTAGTGATGACCGTGGGATCACTTACTTTTCTGGAGCATATCCTGGGGATAAATTTCGGCATCGACCAGTTTCTTGCCCATGAGCCCCCCGGCGCTCTCGGAATACTTCACCCGAACAGGATGGGACCGCCCGGAGCTATTACGTATGCGACTGGCGGACTATCCCTTCTTCTCCTGCTGCGGAGGAACGAGAGATCTGTGAGGGCGGCTCAATGGCTTGCGATAATGATCTGCATTGTTGCGATGTTGGGTATCCTCGGATACTTCTACAGTATCAAAGGCCTTTACGGGGCCGCCCGTTTTACGGTTATCGCCCTGCCGGCAACCATAGGCAACCTGCTCTTCGGCATAGGCTTGCTGTGCGCGCGGCCAAGGGATGGGATAATGGCCGGAGTAACATCTTCCGACCAGGGAAGCGCTATCGTCAGACGGTTGCTGCCTGCGGCGGTCCTGCTTCCCATCTTACTTGGATGGCTTCGGTTGCAAGGAGAGTGGCACGGCCTGTACGAGTTGCAGTTCGGCACCGCACTTCTCATCATTTCCTGGATCATCATCTTTTCCATTCTCATCTACAAGACCGGTGCCTGGCTCAGACAAGCCGCCGAAACTGAGCGGCTGGCTTTGGAAGAGGTACAGACCCAGCGGCAACTTCTCGATTCGGTTGTTGCAAACATACCTGCCGGGATATTCCTCGCCCGCGCCGAGGACCTGCGGATAGAGCTGGCAAATCAGCAGTACAAGGAGTTCGCACCGGGAAAAGAGATGGTAGGCAAAACGGTCGAGGAGGTATGGCCGGAGATCCAGCCCTGGTTCGGAGACATCCAGCGCAGGGTAGCTGCCACCGGAATTCCGCATCACGCGGTGGATGATCGGATTCTGCTGGCCCGCTCCCATGGTGCTGCACTGGAGGAACGTTACTTCACCTGGTCGACGGTCCGGGTTCCTCTCCCCGAGGGGCAAGAATGGGGAGTACTGACCACTGCCTGGGAGACGACCCAGCGGAAGCGGACCGAAGATGAGCTGAAACAGGCCCGGGATCTGCTCAAAGGCATTCTGGAAGGAACCACTTCCTATATCGGCGCTGTGGACACTAAGTACCGTTTTATGGCCATGAACAGCGCCTACCGAGAGACATTCTCCGACTTGTTCGGTGTGGAAGCAAAGATAGGAGATTGCATCGCAGACCTTCTCGCCCATGTGCCTGAGCAAAAGGCAACAGCAATGTCGGTATGGCAAAAGGCATTGCAGGGGGAGACATTTGTAGTGGAGGAGGAATTCGGCGTTCCCGGACGCAGTCGCCACTTCGAGATCCGCTTCAGCCCCATAAAGGATCGAGAAGGGACCATTGTCGGCGCCGCCCAGATCTCGTCGGACATAACAGCCAGAAAAGAGGCCGAGGAAGCGCTCAGGCAGAATGAAGAACGACTGCGCACAATATTTGATAATGCGGGGATAGGAATCGTCGAGGTGGCGGAAGGAGATCGTTTCGTAGCCGTAAACGACCGCGTCTGCGAGATGCTCGGTTATGCACGCGACGAGCTGCTGACAATGGATGTGCATCGGCTGACATCGCCGGAGGACCGCCCACTGAGCGACGAGATGAACCGCAAGGTGCACGAGGGAGTACTTGCCCGGGCGGTCTATGACAAGCGCTACCTAAAACGGGATGGTTCCGCCCTGTGGGTTCACGTCAGTGTCACCGGTATCCGAGACTCGGGCGGCCGCTGGATTCGTTCCATCACCACAGTCGAGGATATTTCCGAGCGGAAGCAGGCCGAGGATGCCCTTCGACGGAGCGAGCAGAAATTTCGCGCAGTGTTCGAACAGGCAGCTGTGGGGATCGCCAGGGTCAGTTTCACCGATGCCCGTTGGATGGATATAAATGAGGCATTTTATCAAATGCTCGGCTACACCGTGGAGGAGATGCTGGCGACGCCATGGCCGGATATCACACACCCGGAAGATGTTGATCTGGACCTTGTTCCTTTCCGCAGAATGGCAGTCGGAGAACTGGAAAATTACAGTGTTGAGAAGCGCTTTATCCATAAGGATGGTCACCACGTCTGGGCAAGGCTTACCCTGTCGCTGGTAAAAGATGTTGCCGGCAATCCGGACTACGAAATCGCCATTATTGAAAATATCAGCGAATATAAATACGCGGAGAATCGTTTGAGGGAAAACGAGGCACGCTTCCGTGGCATTTTTGAAAATGCAGCTGTCGGCATCAGCCTCTTCGACCGGTCCGGCAGGCTGATGCAGGCAAACGATAAGCTCTGCGACACGCTCGGCTACCAGGAGAGCGAACTGAAGGGGCGGAGCTTCGAGGACTTCAGTTTTGCCGAGGATATGGAGCCGGATCGAAGCAACTACCGGCACATGATGGACGGGGAACTCCCATATTACGTGGTGGAGAAACGGTATGCCCGGAAGGATCGTACCCTCGTTTGGGTGCGGGTGACGCGGGCAGTGCAACGGGGTCCTGATGACGAACCGCAGTATTCCATAAACATTGTCGAAGATATTTCCGCCCGCAAGGAAGCAGAGAGCGAGTTACACAGGACAGCTGCGCTCCTGCGAACAGTGACAGAAAACACACCCGATTTCATATTTGTGAAGGACCGGCAGGGGCGAATGCTCATGGCGAACCCGGCAACGCTGAATGATCTCGGAAAACCTCCTGAAGAAGTGCTGGGCCGTACTGACGACGAGTTCCTTGGTGGAGAAGGAGCTTTAAAGATCATGGAAAACGATCGCATGGTCATGGAGCGGGGTGAGACGCTGGTTTTGGAGGAGATTCCGCACCCCCAGGGCGACAGGCGCGTGTACCTCTCTTCGAAGAGCCCCTACCTTGACGAGAATGGGAAGGTCATCGGTCTGATCGGCATATCCCGCGACATCACCGATATCAAGCGCGCCGGTGAGGAAAGGGAGCGCCTGCTGGCGGAAGTGCAGCGTTCGAACCAGGACCTGCAGCAATTCGCCTATGTCGCCTCCCACGATCTTCAGGAGCCGTTGCGCATGGTGTCGAGCTATATGCAGCTGCTCGAACGGAAGTACAGGGATCAACTCGACGAGAAGGCGCAGAAATACATTCACTACGCAGTAGACGGAACTAAGCGGATGCAGAACCTGATAGACGGTCTCCTGAGATATTCGCGGATTTCAAGGGAGAAAGAGCTTGTACCTGTCGATACGAACGCCACGTATGCAGCCGCCATTGCCAATCTCGCCAAAGCAATCGGGGAAGCAGGCGGTAATGTGACGGTAGATCTCCTTCCTACGGTTCCCGGAGATGAAATCCAGCTAGTACAGCTCTTCCAGAACCTGATCGGCAACGGGCTGAAGTACCGGAAGCCCGGATCAGCGCCGAAGGTCCATGTTTCGGCACGGCAGCTGGGAGAAGAGTGGATCTTTTCCGTTACGGACGACGGCATCGGCATCCCGCCGCAGCACTTTGACCGGATATTCCAGATCTTCCAGCGCCTTCACACAAAAGATGAATATCCGGGCACGGGAATAGGCCTCGCCTCCTGCAAGAAGATCGTTGAACGGCACGGCGGAAGGATCTGGGTCGAGTCAGAACCAGGAAAAGGTTCCACCTTCTATTTTGCTCTACCGGCGAAAGAACCGGCACACGAACCACGGGATTAG
- a CDS encoding AlpA family transcriptional regulator → MDARAKTPLPETGYLRLSQIVGNPKQGIPAIIPVSKSSWWAGVASGRYPSPVKLSPRCTAWRVEDIRAWIANTSKEAA, encoded by the coding sequence ATGGATGCAAGAGCAAAAACCCCCCTCCCCGAGACCGGCTATCTCCGGCTCTCCCAGATCGTTGGCAACCCCAAGCAAGGCATTCCCGCGATTATTCCCGTCTCAAAATCCAGTTGGTGGGCAGGTGTAGCAAGTGGCCGCTATCCTTCCCCCGTCAAACTGTCGCCGCGTTGTACTGCGTGGCGGGTGGAGGATATCCGCGCTTGGATTGCCAATACCAGCAAGGAGGCAGCGTAA